A genomic segment from Flavobacterium sp. 9R encodes:
- a CDS encoding MbnP family protein, whose translation MKKYILKATLALTAIITITACSNDNDEAITGTGALTLEFDNAFKANDLILTSQANTTANNEVLKISTVKYIVSNIVLTKEDGTTFTYPKSESYFIIDEATPASLEAQLKNIPAGNYTKVKFGIGVDKAQWELGATGQGDFLAKAQAAKMMWSWTAGYKFLAFEGTFTSSTVTTPTSFMIHTGQTGTDYNYTEITLDLATKALVRTNITPQVHIITDISKVVDGTNTIKLTDNNMGGMGAMIMSGSKLALITANVNQMFKVDHVHND comes from the coding sequence ATGAAAAAATATATTTTAAAAGCAACTTTAGCTTTAACAGCAATAATCACAATAACAGCTTGTTCTAACGATAACGACGAAGCAATCACAGGAACAGGAGCTTTAACACTTGAATTTGATAACGCTTTCAAAGCAAATGACCTTATTCTAACTTCACAAGCGAATACAACAGCCAACAACGAAGTCTTGAAAATCAGTACAGTAAAATACATCGTCAGTAACATAGTGTTGACCAAAGAAGACGGAACAACGTTCACTTACCCAAAAAGCGAAAGCTACTTCATTATAGACGAAGCTACTCCAGCTAGTTTAGAAGCTCAATTAAAAAACATTCCAGCAGGTAATTATACCAAAGTAAAATTCGGAATTGGAGTAGACAAAGCACAATGGGAACTTGGTGCCACAGGACAAGGCGATTTCTTAGCCAAAGCACAAGCAGCAAAAATGATGTGGAGCTGGACTGCAGGATACAAATTCTTAGCTTTCGAAGGGACCTTTACTTCAAGCACAGTAACAACTCCTACTTCGTTTATGATCCACACAGGACAAACAGGAACCGATTACAACTACACTGAAATCACTTTGGATTTAGCTACCAAAGCATTAGTGAGAACCAACATTACCCCACAAGTACATATCATCACAGATATCTCTAAAGTGGTAGACGGAACCAACACCATCAAATTGACAGACAACAATATGGGTGGTATGGGTGCTATGATTATGAGTGGTTCAAAATTAGCTTTAATCACCGCTAATGTTAACCAAATGTTCAAAGTAGATCACGTTCATAACGACTAA
- a CDS encoding RNA polymerase sigma factor — protein sequence MSDNLEQSFVSQLQANQNIIHKICRLYTSGEDAHKDLFQEITIQLWKAFPKFRGDSKFSTWAYRVALNTAITLYRKDKRSVATTEFEARQHYTPEVEYDYEEEEQLKLMYQAVYQLNDIEKALIFMYLEDKDYTEISETLGISEVNARVKMNRIKGKLKKILNPLA from the coding sequence ATGTCCGATAATTTAGAACAATCCTTTGTATCACAATTGCAGGCGAACCAGAATATCATCCACAAGATTTGTAGGTTGTATACTTCTGGTGAGGACGCGCATAAGGATTTGTTTCAAGAAATCACCATTCAGTTATGGAAAGCTTTTCCCAAGTTTAGAGGAGACAGTAAGTTCTCTACTTGGGCCTATCGAGTCGCGCTAAATACAGCCATAACTTTGTATCGCAAAGACAAACGCTCGGTGGCCACAACTGAATTTGAAGCCAGACAACATTATACTCCAGAGGTCGAATATGATTATGAAGAGGAAGAACAATTAAAATTAATGTACCAAGCCGTGTACCAATTGAACGATATTGAAAAGGCATTAATTTTTATGTATCTAGAAGACAAAGATTACACCGAAATATCCGAAACATTAGGGATTAGCGAGGTCAACGCAAGAGTTAAAATGAACAGAATTAAAGGAAAATTAAAAAAAATACTAAATCCATTAGCCTAA
- a CDS encoding transporter, protein MKKIFLLLLILCHQIGFSATTEDPISGFTFQKMLIESYDDFCDACGCSASGGSMGFSSMLNSNFVGIRYFYQSYSSQDGIFANSPWVDEHFNTLQIWSKIPVTEQLQLSLLVPYQFHNRERTTGNESIKGLGDITLMGLYTIYKTHKDSTLLIHKLQLGGGVKMPTGKFNETNNAGNINQSFQVGTGSWDFLLATEYILKKGKLGLHTMANYTVKTENKKQYQFGNQFNYGSTLFYLFDTSAVQFVPQLGIAGEVYATNKQYGLNLPNTAGDVLFSKLGLELGKDNFSLGINAMLPINQHLANSKMEANYRWSINLNYSL, encoded by the coding sequence ATGAAAAAAATATTCCTATTACTTCTTATTTTATGCCATCAAATAGGATTTAGCGCAACGACAGAAGACCCAATTTCGGGATTTACCTTTCAAAAGATGCTAATAGAAAGCTATGACGATTTTTGTGATGCTTGTGGTTGTTCTGCAAGTGGTGGAAGTATGGGCTTCAGTTCTATGCTGAACTCTAATTTTGTGGGAATTCGGTATTTTTATCAAAGTTACTCTAGCCAAGACGGCATATTTGCTAATTCGCCTTGGGTAGACGAACACTTTAATACCCTTCAAATTTGGAGTAAAATTCCCGTTACAGAACAATTACAACTTTCGCTATTAGTTCCGTACCAATTTCATAATAGGGAAAGAACCACTGGCAACGAATCCATCAAAGGTTTGGGCGACATCACCTTAATGGGATTGTATACTATCTATAAAACACACAAAGACAGCACTCTTTTGATTCATAAATTACAGCTTGGAGGTGGGGTAAAAATGCCCACTGGGAAGTTTAATGAAACTAACAATGCTGGAAACATCAACCAAAGTTTTCAAGTCGGAACTGGGAGTTGGGATTTTTTATTAGCTACAGAATACATCCTTAAAAAAGGAAAATTAGGATTGCATACTATGGCCAATTATACCGTAAAAACAGAAAACAAAAAGCAATACCAATTTGGAAATCAGTTCAATTATGGCAGCACGCTGTTTTATTTATTTGATACTTCCGCTGTTCAATTTGTACCTCAATTAGGAATTGCAGGAGAAGTTTATGCCACCAATAAACAGTATGGGTTGAATTTACCTAATACTGCTGGAGACGTTTTGTTTAGTAAACTTGGTCTAGAACTAGGAAAAGACAATTTTTCTCTTGGAATTAATGCTATGCTCCCTATCAATCAACACTTGGCCAATAGTAAAATGGAAGCCAATTATCGTTGGAGTATTAACTTGAATTATAGTTTATAA
- a CDS encoding PepSY-associated TM helix domain-containing protein, with protein sequence MSTTHNNEKTSKKKDSKFIKKVKQKIYAWHRYIGIITIVPVIFWTLSGIMHPFMAHFFKPTIANEQIEKVTIDSSKINYSLQEVLLKNQISTFKNFRIVSFDKATYYQVKTEKDLLLYFDTATSKKLENGDQHYAHWLSLYFLEDQESTIAKTEVVTEFNSQYKYINRYLPVYKITYNRPDAMEIYVETASSKLATYNPKSRQAFIWFFDTFHNWAFIDWISNNSIRIVVMFIFLGIIFFSAISGIVIYGLFWKQFKKTDSLAPKKGIRAYHRQIGIWFSFFTLTFAFSGAYHATTKWEPYVLDKMVYEPLFKTNELPTANTALALDWKKLENTSLIRYNDSIYYRCELQSNNKTATEKPKWGNKKAQPVSEIVYINSVTNKVRPNLDIDYATYLANYFDDNNQQAACCEMDNSTTEPNCAIKEAKLLENKQLTEFNSREYGFVNKRLPVVKLAYDTPNKKTYFIETATSRLAALVETSDKIEGYSFAIFHKFLFMDWAGKSIRDLSTVLVALIILVVSILGLILFLKKK encoded by the coding sequence ATGAGCACGACCCACAACAACGAGAAAACATCCAAGAAAAAGGATTCGAAATTCATCAAAAAAGTAAAGCAAAAAATATACGCTTGGCACAGATACATTGGGATTATTACGATTGTGCCCGTTATTTTTTGGACACTGTCAGGGATAATGCATCCTTTTATGGCGCATTTTTTCAAACCGACTATTGCCAATGAGCAAATCGAAAAAGTAACCATCGACTCCTCAAAAATCAACTATTCCCTTCAAGAAGTATTGCTAAAAAACCAAATCAGCACCTTCAAGAATTTCCGAATAGTATCTTTTGACAAGGCTACTTATTATCAAGTGAAAACTGAAAAAGATTTACTGTTGTACTTTGATACAGCAACCTCAAAAAAACTAGAAAACGGAGACCAACACTACGCACACTGGCTTTCGCTTTACTTTTTAGAAGACCAAGAAAGTACTATCGCCAAAACGGAAGTAGTAACCGAGTTCAATTCGCAGTACAAATACATCAATCGCTACTTACCAGTTTACAAAATCACGTACAATCGTCCAGATGCTATGGAGATTTATGTAGAAACCGCTTCGAGCAAACTAGCTACTTATAACCCAAAATCCAGACAAGCCTTCATTTGGTTTTTTGACACGTTTCATAATTGGGCGTTCATAGATTGGATTAGCAACAACAGCATCCGTATAGTAGTAATGTTCATTTTCCTTGGCATTATCTTCTTCTCAGCCATTAGCGGGATTGTAATTTATGGCTTATTTTGGAAACAATTCAAAAAAACAGACAGTCTAGCGCCCAAAAAAGGAATTAGAGCCTATCACCGTCAAATCGGGATTTGGTTTTCGTTTTTTACCTTAACCTTTGCTTTTAGTGGGGCTTATCACGCTACAACCAAATGGGAACCTTATGTGCTAGACAAAATGGTGTATGAACCCCTTTTTAAAACCAATGAGTTACCAACCGCTAATACAGCCTTAGCTTTAGATTGGAAAAAATTGGAAAACACCAGTTTGATTCGTTATAATGATAGCATTTATTACCGTTGCGAATTACAATCCAATAACAAAACCGCTACCGAAAAACCAAAATGGGGCAACAAAAAAGCACAACCCGTTAGCGAAATTGTGTACATCAACAGTGTTACCAACAAAGTACGCCCAAATTTAGATATAGATTACGCTACTTATTTGGCTAATTATTTTGATGACAACAACCAGCAAGCCGCTTGCTGTGAAATGGACAACAGCACAACAGAACCTAACTGCGCTATAAAAGAAGCTAAACTATTAGAAAACAAACAACTTACAGAATTCAATAGCAGAGAATATGGTTTTGTCAACAAACGTTTGCCAGTAGTCAAATTAGCGTATGACACTCCAAATAAAAAAACCTATTTTATAGAAACCGCTACCTCAAGATTAGCTGCTCTAGTCGAAACATCGGACAAAATAGAAGGCTATTCGTTTGCTATTTTTCATAAATTCTTGTTTATGGATTGGGCAGGAAAAAGTATTAGGGACTTGTCTACCGTTCTAGTTGCTTTGATTATTTTAGTTGTTAGCATTTTAGGTTTAATATTGTTTTTGAAAAAGAAGTAG
- a CDS encoding TonB-dependent receptor, translated as MKKYITALLLVGQIAIAQNKTEKDSTKTQDLETVFVTANRTATQRKQTPTAISKLNAKTIDEAKAVAVFEVINKIPGVLMVNLGNEQHSMAIRQPMTTNAYYLYLEDGLPIRPMGIFNHNALLEINQFNLQNIEVVKGPVSSLYGPEAVGGAINLISKKPTVDPEFKFGIQADQWGYHRIQAMVSATVGKVGFHIAGISSLQKNGWMAFSDYNKDNLNARIDFNISPKTRLIGTMMWGKYYSDMSGSVNEDAFYNRTYKSTTDFTYRKSDALRTKLALEHDWNSNSSSALTVYFRDNKLGQNPSYSIRWTTGKTTATGEINSNNFKSYGAIAQHTQKLSFWDTKIVAGVLYDYSPVTYWAYRTDLKANLNPGGLTVNNYEQIAERPDIKLVDYTADIYNSAEYAQISVSPIEQLVLTGGLRYDNMKVDYDNALDTSIGTKIYDKVTFKAGANFNPSTYFGFYANYAQGFAPPGITSIFRAKPGTGGTTGKPAEFYYNLEPATFDNYEAGGWINVLKNKLYFDYAIYYMDGKNELLSIRQPDNSTDFQSAGETRHKGVEFGFSYKPSEQWHIRFGGTVAEHTFINFKVSDRPTDALKNLDGKEMPQAPRWSGNAEISYYPNWLPNFRTALEWQSVGSYYQDQINTVKYAGYDIFNFRLGYHYKSLEFFGNIMNLTDKLYAFNVSRANLSTSQPSYTAAAPRTFLIGLQYNFSLKK; from the coding sequence ATGAAAAAATACATTACAGCCTTATTACTAGTAGGGCAAATCGCTATTGCGCAAAATAAAACCGAAAAAGACAGCACCAAAACCCAAGATTTAGAAACCGTTTTTGTTACCGCCAACCGTACAGCCACACAACGAAAACAAACCCCAACTGCGATCAGCAAACTAAACGCCAAAACTATAGACGAGGCTAAAGCCGTTGCTGTATTCGAAGTAATCAACAAAATACCTGGCGTATTGATGGTCAATTTAGGGAACGAGCAACACTCTATGGCTATTCGTCAACCTATGACCACAAATGCCTATTATTTATACCTTGAAGACGGATTACCTATTCGCCCTATGGGAATTTTCAATCACAATGCATTACTAGAAATCAACCAATTCAACCTTCAAAATATTGAGGTAGTCAAAGGACCAGTTTCTTCATTATATGGACCTGAAGCTGTGGGCGGTGCCATCAATTTAATTTCAAAAAAACCAACAGTAGACCCAGAGTTCAAATTCGGAATCCAAGCCGACCAATGGGGCTACCACCGTATTCAGGCTATGGTAAGTGCGACTGTTGGCAAAGTTGGTTTTCACATAGCTGGAATTTCAAGTTTGCAAAAAAATGGCTGGATGGCTTTCTCTGATTATAACAAAGACAATCTGAATGCTCGTATCGACTTCAACATCAGCCCAAAAACTCGATTAATCGGTACAATGATGTGGGGTAAATATTATTCGGATATGAGTGGAAGTGTAAACGAAGATGCTTTTTACAACAGAACCTACAAAAGCACCACCGATTTCACTTACAGAAAATCCGATGCCTTACGAACTAAACTGGCACTTGAACACGACTGGAATTCCAACTCAAGTAGTGCCTTGACGGTTTATTTTAGAGATAACAAATTAGGACAAAATCCTTCCTACTCTATTCGTTGGACCACTGGAAAAACTACAGCAACAGGCGAAATTAACTCTAACAATTTCAAAAGTTATGGCGCCATTGCACAACACACACAAAAACTATCCTTTTGGGACACCAAAATTGTAGCAGGTGTGCTTTATGACTACTCTCCAGTAACCTATTGGGCGTATAGAACCGACTTAAAAGCCAACCTAAACCCAGGTGGATTAACAGTAAACAATTACGAACAAATCGCAGAAAGACCAGACATCAAATTAGTGGACTACACAGCAGATATCTACAACTCTGCCGAATATGCGCAAATTTCAGTAAGTCCTATTGAACAATTGGTGCTTACTGGAGGCTTGCGTTATGACAATATGAAAGTTGATTATGACAATGCTCTCGATACATCCATCGGAACCAAAATATACGACAAAGTAACCTTCAAAGCTGGAGCCAACTTCAATCCATCTACTTACTTTGGATTTTATGCTAATTATGCACAAGGATTTGCACCTCCAGGAATCACATCTATTTTTAGAGCCAAACCCGGAACAGGTGGAACCACAGGGAAACCCGCTGAGTTTTACTATAATCTTGAGCCAGCTACTTTCGATAACTACGAAGCTGGCGGTTGGATAAATGTTCTAAAAAACAAGTTGTATTTTGATTATGCTATCTACTATATGGATGGCAAAAATGAACTGTTAAGCATCCGTCAACCAGACAATTCAACCGATTTTCAATCTGCGGGTGAAACAAGACACAAAGGAGTTGAATTTGGTTTTAGCTACAAACCTTCAGAGCAATGGCACATTCGTTTTGGAGGAACTGTTGCTGAGCACACCTTTATCAACTTCAAAGTATCGGATAGACCAACCGATGCATTGAAAAACTTAGATGGTAAAGAAATGCCTCAAGCTCCAAGATGGTCAGGAAACGCTGAAATCAGTTATTATCCAAATTGGCTACCCAATTTTAGAACAGCTCTAGAATGGCAATCGGTAGGAAGCTATTACCAAGACCAAATCAACACGGTAAAATACGCAGGTTACGATATTTTCAATTTTAGATTGGGCTATCACTACAAATCCCTTGAATTCTTTGGAAACATAATGAATTTAACCGATAAATTATACGCCTTCAATGTGTCGCGTGCCAATCTAAGCACCTCACAACCATCGTATACTGCCGCCGCACCTAGAACCTTCTTAATAGGATTACAATATAATTTTTCATTAAAAAAATAA
- a CDS encoding aminoacyl-histidine dipeptidase, producing the protein MSQEIRNLEPKALWNQFADLNAVPRPSKKEEQVIQFMKDFGNRLGLETFEDDIRNVIIRKPATPGMENCKPIVLQGHLDMVHQKNNDTVFDFETQGIDMYVDGDWVRAKGTTLGADNGLGVAAIMAVLESTDIPHPAIEALFTIDEETGMTGALNLQGGILQGQILLNLDTEEDDEIDIGCAGGIDVTATAEYDEEDTPEGSVGYSITVKGLQGGHSGMDIHKGLGNANKIMNRLLFDGFDNFGLQIASIAGGSLRNAIPRESVAKVIIAAVYDEAFVFDMQQIVNEIKAEFKTTEPNLEIVFEKLTEVPTKVMPSIAQFYFVRSMYTAHNGVYRMSADFDNLVETSNNIAKVIVGEGQLTVQCLTRSSVESSKMDLANALRSAFELMGCEVEFSGAYPGWTPNPESEILDVLVGIYEKQNNAKPNVVACHAGLECGILGTNYPEMDMISFGPTIHGAHSPDERASISSSQKFWKFFLEILASIPAK; encoded by the coding sequence ATGAGTCAAGAAATAAGAAATTTAGAGCCTAAAGCACTTTGGAATCAATTTGCTGATTTGAATGCCGTACCACGTCCTTCTAAAAAAGAAGAGCAAGTAATCCAATTTATGAAAGATTTTGGGAATCGTTTGGGGTTAGAAACCTTTGAAGACGACATCCGAAATGTAATCATTCGCAAACCGGCTACTCCAGGAATGGAAAACTGTAAACCTATCGTGTTGCAAGGCCATTTGGATATGGTACACCAAAAAAACAACGATACCGTTTTTGATTTCGAAACTCAAGGAATCGATATGTATGTCGATGGTGACTGGGTTCGTGCTAAAGGAACTACTTTGGGAGCCGATAACGGTTTGGGTGTAGCGGCAATTATGGCTGTTTTAGAAAGTACTGATATTCCACATCCTGCTATTGAAGCCTTGTTTACTATTGATGAAGAAACAGGAATGACAGGTGCTTTGAACCTACAAGGCGGGATTTTACAAGGTCAAATATTATTGAATTTAGACACCGAAGAAGATGACGAAATTGACATTGGATGCGCAGGTGGTATCGATGTAACGGCAACAGCCGAATACGACGAAGAAGATACACCAGAAGGTTCTGTTGGCTATAGTATTACCGTAAAAGGCTTACAAGGCGGACATTCGGGTATGGATATTCACAAAGGTTTGGGAAATGCCAATAAAATAATGAATCGTTTGTTGTTTGATGGGTTTGATAACTTTGGATTACAAATTGCTTCGATTGCTGGAGGAAGTTTGCGTAATGCGATTCCAAGAGAAAGTGTAGCCAAAGTGATTATTGCCGCGGTATACGATGAAGCCTTTGTTTTTGATATGCAACAAATCGTAAACGAGATTAAAGCGGAGTTCAAAACGACTGAGCCTAACTTAGAAATTGTTTTTGAAAAATTAACAGAGGTTCCTACCAAAGTAATGCCTTCTATAGCGCAGTTTTATTTTGTGCGTTCGATGTATACTGCCCATAACGGCGTGTATCGTATGAGTGCCGATTTTGACAATCTTGTAGAAACGTCTAACAATATTGCCAAAGTAATTGTAGGCGAAGGACAGTTAACTGTACAATGTTTGACGCGTTCTTCTGTAGAGTCTTCTAAAATGGATTTGGCGAATGCTTTACGTTCTGCCTTTGAATTAATGGGTTGCGAAGTAGAGTTTTCTGGTGCTTATCCGGGATGGACGCCTAATCCAGAATCTGAAATTTTGGATGTTTTGGTTGGTATTTATGAAAAACAAAATAATGCTAAACCTAATGTAGTGGCTTGCCACGCAGGATTAGAGTGTGGAATTTTAGGCACTAATTATCCGGAAATGGATATGATTTCTTTTGGGCCAACGATTCACGGAGCTCATTCTCCAGACGAAAGAGCAAGTATTAGTTCTTCTCAAAAATTCTGGAAATTCTTCCTAGAAATTTTAGCAAGTATTCCTGCGAAATAA
- a CDS encoding DUF5615 family PIN-like protein, with product MPKFLIDVNLPYHLSIWNSDNFIHQKNINDEWFDEQIWVYAKENNLTIITKDVDFSNKMMLNNPPPKVIHIRFGNMKMKDFHENICKVWDSVLEMNATHKLVNVFKDRIEGIE from the coding sequence ATGCCGAAATTTTTAATAGACGTTAATTTACCATATCACCTTTCCATTTGGAATTCGGATAATTTTATTCATCAAAAGAATATTAACGATGAGTGGTTTGATGAACAAATTTGGGTATATGCAAAGGAAAACAACCTCACTATAATTACCAAAGATGTTGATTTTTCCAATAAAATGATGTTAAACAATCCTCCTCCAAAAGTAATTCATATCCGATTTGGAAATATGAAGATGAAAGATTTTCACGAGAACATTTGCAAAGTTTGGGATAGTGTTTTAGAAATGAACGCTACTCACAAATTAGTCAATGTTTTTAAAGATAGGATAGAGGGAATCGAATAA
- a CDS encoding cytochrome-c peroxidase: protein MKTKYLLLFIFPILLSCSNDNDEDYQNVPIDFKVPSNFPPVAYNFANNPLTEKGFELGKKLFYDGRLASDGTVSCGFCHEQETAFTHHGHTVSHGVDGAVGTRNTPSIQNLAYQTTFMFDGATNHLDLQAIIPFTSPIEMNGDFNKALAMMKKDPEYRKLFKSAFTDGLINSENMLKALGQFMVMVTSSNSKFDKFRRNEGGITLSTTEKEGYAVFNAKCASCHATDLMTDHSFRNNGLPVNPAVNDVGRYRVTELAADLYKFKVPSLRNIEKTAPYMHDGRFGTLEAVLDHYANGVENSTTLDPVLKQNGKIGIVLSVQEKEQLIAFLKTLTDYEYLTDKRFSEF from the coding sequence ATGAAAACAAAATACCTATTGTTGTTCATTTTTCCTATTCTTTTGAGTTGTTCCAACGACAACGACGAAGACTATCAAAATGTACCTATCGACTTCAAAGTCCCCTCCAACTTTCCTCCAGTTGCCTATAATTTTGCCAATAATCCATTGACAGAAAAAGGATTCGAATTAGGAAAAAAATTATTCTATGACGGACGATTGGCTTCAGATGGAACCGTTTCTTGTGGTTTTTGTCACGAACAAGAAACAGCTTTCACGCACCACGGACACACCGTAAGTCACGGAGTAGACGGTGCTGTGGGCACTCGAAATACGCCTTCCATTCAAAATTTAGCCTATCAAACGACCTTTATGTTTGATGGCGCTACCAATCATTTGGACTTACAAGCCATCATCCCTTTTACCAGTCCAATAGAAATGAATGGCGATTTCAACAAAGCGCTTGCAATGATGAAAAAGGACCCTGAATACCGAAAGTTATTCAAATCCGCTTTCACTGACGGATTAATTAATTCTGAAAATATGCTAAAAGCCTTGGGACAATTTATGGTAATGGTTACCTCAAGCAATTCAAAATTTGATAAATTCAGAAGAAATGAAGGAGGCATCACACTAAGCACGACCGAAAAAGAGGGCTATGCTGTTTTTAATGCCAAATGCGCCTCTTGTCACGCTACAGATTTAATGACTGACCATTCTTTTAGAAACAATGGCTTACCCGTAAATCCAGCAGTAAATGATGTGGGACGTTACCGAGTGACAGAACTAGCCGCCGATTTATATAAGTTTAAGGTACCAAGTTTAAGAAACATCGAAAAAACGGCACCTTATATGCACGACGGACGCTTTGGAACACTAGAAGCCGTTTTAGATCATTATGCCAATGGTGTAGAAAACTCAACAACTTTGGATCCCGTTTTAAAACAAAACGGAAAAATAGGTATCGTACTTTCTGTTCAAGAAAAAGAACAACTTATTGCCTTTTTAAAAACACTAACCGATTACGAATACCTCACCGACAAACGCTTCTCGGAATTTTAA
- a CDS encoding LytTR family DNA-binding domain-containing protein, producing MNVYSVVLVDDEMINIEILKKIISTHCLKLEIVGVAKTMETALSEIVSKKPDIVFLDINMREKQIFEVLDQLDTIDFQIIFATAYPGYFFKASEYNPADFVIKPFSESAVKDAVKKATKRIKKIRKNKEE from the coding sequence ATGAACGTATATTCTGTTGTACTTGTTGATGACGAAATGATCAACATTGAGATTTTAAAGAAAATTATCTCTACGCATTGCTTAAAACTTGAGATTGTTGGTGTTGCTAAAACTATGGAAACAGCTTTGTCTGAGATTGTTTCCAAAAAACCTGATATTGTTTTTTTAGACATTAACATGCGAGAAAAACAAATTTTTGAGGTTTTGGATCAATTGGATACGATTGATTTTCAAATTATTTTTGCTACAGCTTATCCTGGTTATTTCTTTAAAGCTTCGGAATATAATCCTGCTGATTTTGTGATCAAACCATTTAGTGAAAGTGCGGTTAAAGATGCGGTGAAGAAAGCAACCAAGCGCATCAAAAAAATCCGAAAAAATAAAGAAGAGTAG
- a CDS encoding DUF3810 domain-containing protein — translation MHDGFNPYFYAKSQALKRKYLLPLFLVFQILVLKIIRFFPEFIERWYSNGLYIFISNNLRISLGKVPFSLGDVLYALLIIWAIHWFWLLKKNKTIQSVAPRQKWKAISLSILSFLSVVYFLFHLLWGLNYYREPLYEKMKIEREYSDADLAFFTQKLIAKTNAIQLKLMKDKNRKVIVPYSKSQLFQMNTNGYQNLAREHSMFRYSHLSIKKSLFSIPLTYMGFGGYLNPFTNEAQVNGLGPLYSFPMTANHEMAHQIGFASESECNFIGFLASIKNKDAYIQYSGYSLALRYCLRNWQARDERKVALFLKTIHPGVLANFKESETFWKQYDTFIDKGFHIFYDNFLKMNQQKDGMEGYSKYVDLMVNYFKQHSL, via the coding sequence GTGCACGACGGATTTAATCCTTATTTTTATGCCAAAAGTCAAGCCTTGAAAAGAAAATACCTTTTACCGCTATTCCTCGTATTTCAGATTCTAGTATTAAAAATCATCCGATTTTTTCCAGAATTCATCGAACGTTGGTACAGCAATGGCCTCTATATCTTTATCTCGAATAATTTACGAATCAGTTTAGGGAAAGTTCCTTTTTCGTTGGGCGATGTGTTGTATGCTTTGCTAATTATTTGGGCGATTCATTGGTTTTGGCTACTCAAAAAAAATAAAACAATCCAAAGTGTAGCACCAAGACAAAAATGGAAAGCAATATCGCTTTCTATTTTAAGTTTTTTATCGGTGGTTTATTTTCTTTTTCATTTGCTTTGGGGACTCAATTACTATCGAGAACCGTTGTATGAAAAAATGAAAATTGAAAGAGAGTATTCGGATGCAGATTTAGCTTTTTTTACTCAAAAGCTAATTGCCAAAACCAATGCGATTCAGTTGAAACTAATGAAAGACAAAAATCGAAAAGTAATTGTCCCTTATTCCAAATCTCAATTGTTTCAAATGAATACGAATGGATACCAAAACTTGGCTCGAGAACATTCGATGTTTCGATATAGCCATTTGAGTATCAAGAAATCGCTTTTTAGTATTCCGCTGACGTATATGGGATTTGGTGGCTATTTGAATCCGTTTACCAATGAAGCACAAGTGAATGGTTTGGGACCTTTGTATAGTTTTCCAATGACTGCCAATCACGAAATGGCGCATCAAATAGGTTTTGCCAGTGAAAGTGAGTGCAATTTTATTGGTTTTTTGGCTTCGATAAAAAATAAAGACGCTTACATTCAATATTCGGGATACAGTTTGGCTTTGCGCTATTGTTTGCGAAATTGGCAAGCACGTGATGAAAGAAAAGTGGCGCTCTTTTTAAAAACAATTCATCCTGGAGTACTAGCCAACTTTAAGGAAAGTGAAACCTTTTGGAAACAATACGACACTTTTATCGACAAAGGATTTCATATTTTTTACGACAACTTCCTAAAAATGAACCAACAAAAAGATGGAATGGAAGGCTATAGTAAATATGTGGATTTGATGGTAAATTATTTTAAGCAACATTCGTTGTAA
- a CDS encoding DUF433 domain-containing protein, with protein sequence METIADRITIDDRICNGKPTIRNKRITVNTILGFLSSGDSREEILLQYPSLENEDIDACLKFASELMNRNFTIKEVA encoded by the coding sequence ATGGAAACTATTGCTGATAGAATTACAATTGACGATAGAATTTGCAACGGAAAACCTACCATAAGAAACAAGAGAATTACCGTTAATACTATTCTTGGGTTTTTGAGTTCTGGAGATTCAAGAGAAGAAATTTTGTTGCAATATCCAAGCCTCGAAAACGAAGATATTGATGCCTGTCTTAAATTTGCATCCGAATTAATGAATAGAAATTTCACTATTAAAGAGGTTGCCTAA